GCGATGTTCAGGTAGATGCCCGTGAGTGCGGATAAGGCCGCCAAGCCAGAAAACAAGATCAGCAGAGGAACCTGCCACGAGCCGGCGAAGAAATAGAAATGAGCTTCGCGAAAGAAACGCGTTCTCAGCGACGGTGGCTTCGAATACGTCGCGGCACCGGTCTGAGCGTCAATAAATATCGATTCGGCACCTAGCCCGCCGATCGCCTGATATTGCGGCCGGCCGTCTTTCATCAGCAACGTTAAGGCCGTGATCGGGAGCGTGCGGCCG
The DNA window shown above is from Chloracidobacterium sp. and carries:
- a CDS encoding PepSY domain-containing protein, whose product is MNRRIYQLHLILGIFVSVPLLAWALSGFLYSLPNTVEGGVVENIDTGRVMIAPADAVANANELAGRTLPITALTLLMKDGRPQYQAIGGLGAESIFIDAQTGAATYSKPPSLRTRFFREAHFYFFAGSWQVPLLILFSGLAALSALTGIYLNIAYWGSRLFGRRGAAE